In the genome of Kitasatospora cineracea, one region contains:
- a CDS encoding acyl carrier protein, translating into MSETTLPASEPTADPEVRERIRRGIEEVLPRILGVELADIPENACFFDDYGLTSSGIVELVLDIEETLAIQVDVEHLVIDDVRTVDSLTDYVVGHHADED; encoded by the coding sequence ATGTCAGAAACCACCCTGCCCGCGAGCGAACCGACGGCCGACCCCGAGGTGCGCGAGCGCATCCGGCGCGGCATCGAGGAGGTCCTGCCCCGCATCCTGGGCGTCGAACTCGCCGACATCCCGGAGAACGCCTGCTTCTTCGACGACTACGGCCTCACCTCCTCCGGCATCGTCGAACTGGTCCTGGACATCGAGGAGACGCTCGCCATCCAGGTCGACGTCGAACACCTCGTCATCGACGACGTCCGCACCGTCGACAGCCTCACCGACTACGTCGTCGGACACCACGCCGACGAGGACTGA
- a CDS encoding ATP-binding cassette domain-containing protein has protein sequence MIETKGLRKSYPSGKHGRTVVDAVRGIDLDVQAGEIFGFLGPNGAGKTTTLRMLATLIRPDGGEALIAGADLLADPAGVRRRIGYVAQGGGTADAVTGREELVMQARMYGARKAEALQQAADALKAFDLTEFADRHCSTYSGGQRRRVDIALGVIHSPKVLFLDEPTVGLDPASRGQVWAEIKRLRTEGMTVVVTTHYLDEADALCDRVAIVDHGQVVVEGTPEALKREISGDVVLLGLTAGDAGPAADALRGQPSLHRLEPGEDGLRLYLDDGAAAIPQLLSVLNGAGIVPGTVQLQRPSLDDVFLARTGRSIEQS, from the coding sequence TTGATCGAGACCAAGGGACTTCGCAAGTCCTACCCGTCCGGAAAGCACGGCCGCACCGTCGTCGACGCCGTCCGCGGCATCGACCTGGACGTCCAGGCCGGTGAGATCTTCGGCTTCCTCGGCCCCAACGGCGCCGGGAAGACCACCACCCTGCGCATGCTCGCCACGCTCATCCGCCCGGACGGCGGCGAAGCCCTGATCGCCGGCGCCGACCTGCTGGCCGACCCGGCCGGGGTCCGCCGCCGGATCGGCTACGTCGCCCAGGGCGGCGGCACCGCCGACGCGGTCACCGGGCGGGAGGAGCTGGTCATGCAGGCCCGGATGTACGGCGCCCGCAAGGCCGAGGCCCTGCAGCAGGCCGCGGACGCCCTGAAGGCGTTCGACCTGACCGAGTTCGCCGACCGCCACTGCAGCACCTACTCCGGCGGCCAGCGCCGCCGGGTGGACATCGCCCTCGGGGTGATCCACTCCCCGAAGGTGCTGTTCCTCGACGAGCCGACGGTCGGCCTCGACCCGGCCAGCCGCGGCCAGGTGTGGGCCGAGATCAAGCGGCTGCGCACCGAGGGCATGACGGTGGTGGTGACCACCCACTACCTGGACGAGGCCGACGCGCTCTGCGACCGGGTCGCCATCGTCGACCACGGGCAGGTCGTGGTCGAGGGCACGCCCGAGGCGCTCAAGCGCGAGATCTCCGGCGACGTGGTGCTGCTCGGCCTCACCGCCGGGGACGCCGGACCCGCGGCCGACGCCCTGCGCGGGCAGCCCTCCCTGCACCGGCTGGAGCCGGGCGAGGACGGCCTGCGGCTCTACCTGGACGACGGCGCGGCGGCGATCCCGCAACTGCTGAGCGTCCTGAACGGGGCGGGCATCGTCCCCGGGACGGTGCAGCTCCAGCGGCCGAGCCTGGACGACGTGTTCCTGGCCCGCACCGGCCGCTCCATCGAACAGTCCTGA
- a CDS encoding 4'-phosphopantetheinyl transferase family protein, producing MNAAGPEADVIDAWSIPTDQPPDVVHHLYGLLDPGERERADRAHDPVEGGRFAVARGAVRLLVAERLALAPADLVWHYGPHGKPAPALPPAAEPLQVNWSGSGALALLALAVGRRVGADVEQLARPGVGERIARRHFPAADAALVLDAPTPADGADRFTRLWCRREACVKVHGGRLAQGLGLPLAGPSPLRLADAAPLGPGPLWLADVPVPGPFRAAVAADTDRPFTVRHRTWTA from the coding sequence GTGAACGCCGCCGGGCCGGAAGCCGACGTCATCGACGCCTGGAGCATCCCCACCGACCAGCCCCCGGACGTCGTCCACCACCTGTACGGCCTGCTCGACCCCGGGGAGCGGGAGCGGGCCGACCGGGCCCACGACCCGGTCGAGGGCGGGCGGTTCGCCGTGGCCCGGGGCGCCGTCCGGCTGCTGGTCGCCGAACGGCTCGCCCTCGCGCCCGCCGACCTGGTGTGGCACTACGGCCCGCACGGCAAGCCCGCCCCCGCCCTCCCCCCGGCCGCCGAACCGCTCCAGGTCAACTGGTCCGGCTCGGGGGCGCTCGCGCTGCTGGCCCTCGCCGTCGGACGCCGGGTCGGCGCGGACGTCGAACAGCTGGCCCGGCCCGGCGTCGGCGAGCGGATCGCCCGCCGCCACTTCCCGGCCGCCGACGCCGCCCTCGTCCTGGACGCCCCGACCCCCGCCGACGGCGCCGACCGCTTCACCCGCCTGTGGTGCCGCCGCGAAGCCTGCGTCAAGGTGCACGGCGGCCGGCTCGCCCAGGGACTCGGCCTCCCGCTGGCCGGCCCCTCCCCGCTGCGGCTGGCCGACGCGGCCCCGCTCGGCCCCGGCCCGCTCTGGCTGGCCGACGTCCCGGTGCCCGGCCCGTTCCGGGCCGCGGTCGCAGCCGACACCGACCGCCCCTTCACCGTCCGCCACCGCACCTGGACCGCCTGA
- a CDS encoding PLP-dependent aminotransferase family protein has protein sequence MTTAATTATATLPLGDLHASLADPLLDAMTFLNEVTERYPDALSFAPGRPHEGFFEPEDVHTYLDTYLAHLAERGLSRSAVRTALFQYGPTKGIVADLVARTLANDEGIHADPEALVLTVGAQEGMLLVLRALCATPEDVLLVSSPCYVGVTGAARLLDLATVPVPEGPAGGPDPEAVRAAARAVRAAGGRPRALYVVPDFANPSGTSMPVGARAGLLEVAAEEDLLVIEDNPYGFFTREPGGRPTLKALDGDRARVVHLGSFAKTCFPGARLGYVVADQRVLAPDGRTTLLADELAKLKSMTTVNTPALSQAVIGGMLLRHACRLRAANAPARAHYAANLAVLLRELERHFPAAERDRLGVSWNEPEGGFFAVLQVPFTADEAAMERCARDHGVLWTPMAPFYPAGGGERRLRLSISALDEDRIAAGAARLADFVRAAAS, from the coding sequence ATGACGACCGCCGCCACGACCGCCACCGCCACGCTCCCGCTGGGCGACCTGCACGCCAGCCTCGCCGACCCGCTGCTGGACGCGATGACCTTCCTCAACGAGGTCACCGAGCGCTACCCGGACGCGCTCTCCTTCGCCCCCGGCCGCCCGCACGAGGGCTTCTTCGAACCCGAGGACGTCCACACCTACCTGGACACCTACCTCGCCCACCTCGCCGAGCGCGGCCTGAGCCGCAGCGCGGTGCGCACCGCGCTGTTCCAGTACGGCCCGACCAAGGGCATCGTCGCCGACCTGGTCGCCCGCACCCTCGCCAACGACGAGGGCATCCACGCCGACCCCGAGGCGCTGGTGCTCACGGTCGGCGCCCAGGAGGGCATGCTGCTGGTGCTGCGCGCCCTGTGCGCCACGCCCGAGGACGTGCTGCTGGTCAGCTCGCCCTGCTACGTCGGCGTCACCGGCGCGGCCCGGCTGCTCGACCTGGCGACCGTCCCCGTCCCGGAGGGCCCCGCCGGCGGACCGGACCCGGAGGCCGTGCGCGCGGCGGCCCGCGCCGTCCGGGCGGCCGGCGGCCGCCCGCGCGCGCTCTACGTCGTCCCGGACTTCGCCAACCCGTCCGGCACCAGCATGCCGGTCGGGGCGCGGGCCGGGCTGCTGGAGGTGGCGGCCGAAGAGGACCTGCTGGTGATCGAGGACAACCCGTACGGCTTCTTCACCCGCGAGCCGGGCGGACGCCCCACCCTGAAGGCCCTGGACGGGGACCGCGCCCGGGTGGTCCACCTCGGCTCCTTCGCCAAGACCTGCTTCCCGGGCGCCCGGCTCGGCTACGTGGTCGCCGACCAGCGGGTGCTCGCCCCGGACGGCCGGACGACGCTGCTCGCCGACGAGCTGGCCAAGCTGAAGAGCATGACGACGGTCAACACCCCGGCGCTCAGCCAGGCCGTGATCGGCGGCATGCTGCTGCGCCACGCCTGCCGCCTGCGCGCCGCCAACGCCCCGGCGCGCGCCCACTACGCGGCCAACCTGGCCGTTCTGCTGCGGGAGTTGGAGCGGCACTTCCCGGCGGCCGAACGCGACCGGCTCGGGGTGTCCTGGAACGAGCCGGAGGGCGGCTTCTTCGCCGTGCTCCAGGTGCCGTTCACCGCCGACGAGGCGGCGATGGAACGCTGCGCCCGCGACCACGGGGTGCTCTGGACCCCGATGGCCCCGTTCTACCCGGCCGGCGGCGGCGAGCGCCGGCTGCGGCTGTCGATCAGCGCCCTGGACGAGGACCGGATCGCGGCCGGAGCGGCCCGGCTGGCCGACTTCGTCCGGGCCGCCGCGAGCTGA
- a CDS encoding 2-hydroxy-acid oxidase, with protein MPAETRGLRVTRAVAAGIDGRSAASLHPDLRTFTADLVRPYGLPLREDLLAEGAGHDYAEMAAGLLERALPGGEPADLLILAFSSPDVRPAAPASLRLSRHCPGQPTAFAVCDQGSATAFAALRIAAAHHRTGGCRRAVVVLAEQSALHHRPAAPVELPAEHRAVVLVCEEAPGEGMRVRQQAQPDGAQALRAVREEHRRLGPGAGLLLAADLAGSPEGAGAARPGQPFTGVWSLLADRLPGDGPLLVADHDRRLGRLSTLTLP; from the coding sequence ATGCCCGCCGAGACCCGCGGCCTGCGCGTGACCAGGGCGGTCGCCGCCGGAATCGACGGCCGCTCCGCCGCCTCGCTCCACCCCGACCTGCGCACCTTCACCGCCGACCTGGTCCGCCCGTACGGCCTGCCGCTGCGCGAGGACCTGCTGGCCGAGGGCGCCGGGCACGACTACGCCGAGATGGCCGCCGGCCTGCTCGAACGGGCCCTGCCCGGGGGCGAACCCGCGGACCTGCTGATCCTCGCCTTCTCCTCCCCGGACGTCCGGCCCGCCGCCCCCGCCTCGCTCCGGCTCAGCCGCCACTGCCCCGGGCAGCCGACCGCCTTCGCCGTCTGCGACCAGGGCAGCGCCACCGCCTTCGCCGCGCTGCGGATCGCCGCCGCCCACCACCGCACCGGCGGCTGCCGGCGGGCCGTGGTCGTGCTCGCCGAGCAGAGCGCCCTGCACCACCGGCCCGCCGCGCCCGTCGAACTGCCCGCCGAGCACCGCGCCGTCGTGCTGGTCTGCGAGGAGGCCCCGGGGGAGGGGATGCGGGTCCGCCAGCAGGCCCAGCCGGACGGCGCGCAGGCACTGCGCGCGGTCCGCGAGGAGCACCGCCGGCTCGGGCCCGGCGCCGGGCTGCTGCTCGCCGCGGACCTGGCCGGCAGCCCCGAAGGCGCCGGGGCGGCCCGCCCCGGACAGCCGTTCACCGGCGTCTGGAGCCTGCTCGCCGACCGCCTCCCCGGCGACGGCCCGCTGCTGGTCGCCGACCACGACCGGCGCCTGGGCCGGCTCAGCACCCTCACCCTGCCGTGA
- a CDS encoding class I adenylate-forming enzyme family protein yields the protein MALTGSSSPPAQPCGAPHDWVDRYLLAGPDDQECLRFGTPVDRATLRALVAEQAGRLTAAGLARGGTAALRLAPSLGYTAALLACWQLGAQAVLLDHRLTDHEVALAVERLAPQVLVESAHGPAAAMRGFAETDPVPVARSDGRPAATGHALVQLSSGSTGPAKVIARTAADLLRELDCYARLAAFPKAGERVVLLSSMVHVLGLVGGLLNSLHARVPLTVPVRMTTAGILAAVGEDDRPTTVIGVPFHAELLAGAAAPPPLPQLRRMIVAGELVRPGLPAAFTARYGVPLGTMYGMTERGVIATDLDGTLHPEAAPVHGTELHEDGGELHIAMAASPYPGLDDPTRWSDGRLHTRDAGRVDPVTGRVTVLGRRDSQVSIGGLKVDLNEVEHTLAALPEVREAVVVFADGAIEAYLATERADTDGAAGHADADRADAVREALIRELAPFKRPRQLTFLPALPRTATGKLVRDTAALRATAAAAP from the coding sequence GTGGCGTTGACCGGATCTTCCTCTCCCCCCGCCCAGCCCTGCGGTGCCCCGCACGACTGGGTGGACCGCTACCTGCTGGCCGGCCCCGACGACCAGGAGTGCCTGCGCTTCGGCACTCCCGTGGACCGCGCCACCCTGCGCGCCCTGGTCGCCGAGCAGGCCGGACGGCTGACCGCCGCCGGCCTGGCGCGCGGCGGCACCGCCGCGCTGCGGCTGGCGCCCTCGCTCGGCTACACCGCCGCGCTGCTGGCCTGCTGGCAACTGGGCGCCCAGGCCGTCCTGCTGGACCACCGGCTCACCGACCACGAGGTGGCGCTCGCCGTCGAACGGCTGGCGCCCCAGGTGCTGGTGGAGTCGGCGCACGGCCCCGCGGCGGCGATGCGCGGCTTCGCCGAGACCGACCCGGTGCCGGTGGCCCGGTCGGACGGCCGCCCGGCCGCGACCGGCCACGCCCTGGTGCAGCTGAGCTCGGGCTCGACCGGCCCGGCCAAGGTGATCGCCCGCACCGCCGCCGACCTGCTGCGCGAACTCGACTGCTACGCGCGGCTGGCGGCGTTCCCGAAGGCCGGGGAGCGGGTCGTCCTGCTCTCCTCGATGGTGCACGTCCTCGGCCTGGTCGGCGGGCTGCTCAACAGCCTGCACGCCCGGGTGCCGCTGACCGTGCCCGTCCGGATGACCACCGCGGGCATCCTGGCCGCGGTCGGCGAGGACGACCGGCCGACCACCGTGATCGGCGTCCCGTTCCACGCCGAGCTGCTGGCCGGTGCGGCCGCTCCCCCGCCGCTGCCGCAGCTGCGCCGGATGATCGTGGCGGGCGAGCTGGTCCGCCCCGGGCTGCCCGCCGCCTTCACCGCCCGGTACGGGGTGCCGCTGGGCACCATGTACGGGATGACCGAGCGCGGGGTGATCGCCACCGACCTGGACGGCACCCTGCACCCCGAGGCCGCGCCCGTCCACGGCACGGAGCTGCACGAGGACGGCGGCGAACTGCACATCGCGATGGCCGCCTCCCCGTACCCCGGCCTCGACGACCCGACCCGCTGGTCGGACGGCCGGCTGCACACCCGCGACGCCGGCCGGGTCGACCCGGTGACCGGCCGGGTCACCGTGCTCGGCCGGCGCGACTCCCAGGTCTCGATCGGCGGCCTCAAGGTCGACCTCAACGAGGTCGAGCACACCCTCGCCGCGCTGCCGGAGGTCCGCGAGGCCGTGGTGGTCTTCGCGGACGGCGCCATCGAGGCGTACCTGGCCACCGAGCGCGCCGACACCGACGGGGCCGCCGGGCACGCCGACGCCGACCGGGCGGACGCCGTCCGGGAGGCGCTGATCCGCGAGCTGGCCCCCTTCAAGCGGCCCCGGCAGCTCACCTTCCTCCCGGCGCTGCCCCGCACCGCCACCGGCAAGCTCGTCCGCGACACCGCCGCGCTGCGCGCCACCGCGGCCGCCGCCCCCTGA
- a CDS encoding glycosyltransferase: protein MSRFLLVVPPLAGHVNPAAGIAAELAARGHQVAWTGTETMLRPLLGPDARIFGTGNRMFRAMGGHGLASLRSLWEGFVVPYARFTLKPLDAVVREFRPDALLVDQHTPAGALVAHRYGLPWATLAPGAMELGRPYRHLPRVEAWTAGLLAGLWERAGLPAGEFTDPRLSPHLVLATSGRALLGELPPLPQLAAVGPVLTARAADPAFPWERLAAGRRTVLVTMGTMSDTVGADFLHRTVGALARLGGDGVQAVVAASRGALPAALPDSVTVVDRAPVLELLSTGRLDAVLCHGGMNTVVESLAHGVPVLAAPIRNDQPFVAQRVVEAGAGLRVPFARVSPPVIAERLRRVLDEPSHRAAAESIGRQLLSGGGALTAADRMEALVAP, encoded by the coding sequence GTGAGCCGCTTCCTGCTGGTGGTGCCCCCGCTGGCCGGGCACGTCAACCCGGCGGCCGGGATCGCGGCGGAGCTGGCCGCGCGCGGCCACCAGGTCGCCTGGACCGGCACCGAGACGATGCTGCGGCCGCTGCTCGGCCCGGACGCCCGGATCTTCGGCACCGGCAACCGGATGTTCCGGGCGATGGGCGGCCACGGCCTGGCCTCGCTGCGCTCGCTCTGGGAGGGCTTCGTCGTCCCGTACGCCAGGTTCACCCTGAAGCCGCTGGACGCGGTGGTGCGGGAGTTCCGGCCGGACGCGCTGCTGGTGGACCAGCACACCCCGGCGGGCGCGCTGGTCGCGCACCGGTACGGGCTGCCGTGGGCGACGCTGGCGCCGGGGGCGATGGAGCTGGGCCGCCCGTACCGGCACCTGCCGCGGGTCGAGGCGTGGACGGCGGGGCTGCTGGCCGGGCTGTGGGAGCGGGCCGGGCTGCCCGCCGGGGAGTTCACCGACCCGCGCCTGTCGCCGCACCTGGTGCTGGCCACCTCCGGGCGGGCGCTGCTCGGCGAGCTGCCGCCGCTGCCGCAACTCGCCGCGGTGGGGCCGGTGCTGACGGCGCGGGCGGCGGATCCGGCGTTCCCGTGGGAGCGGCTGGCGGCCGGGCGGCGCACCGTGCTGGTCACCATGGGGACGATGTCGGACACGGTCGGCGCGGACTTCCTGCACCGCACCGTCGGGGCGCTGGCGCGGCTCGGCGGGGACGGCGTGCAGGCGGTGGTCGCGGCGTCCCGCGGGGCGCTGCCGGCTGCCCTTCCGGACTCCGTCACGGTGGTCGATCGGGCACCCGTGCTGGAGTTGCTGTCCACGGGCCGCTTGGACGCGGTGCTCTGCCATGGTGGGATGAACACCGTGGTCGAGTCGCTGGCGCACGGTGTCCCCGTGCTGGCGGCGCCGATCCGCAACGACCAGCCGTTCGTGGCGCAGCGGGTCGTGGAGGCCGGGGCCGGCCTCCGGGTCCCGTTCGCCCGGGTCAGTCCGCCGGTGATCGCCGAGCGGCTCCGGCGGGTGCTCGACGAGCCCTCCCACCGGGCGGCCGCCGAGTCGATCGGTCGTCAACTGCTGTCCGGCGGCGGGGCGTTGACCGCCGCCGACCGGATGGAAGCGCTGGTCGCCCCCTGA
- a CDS encoding 3-oxoacyl-[acyl-carrier-protein] synthase III C-terminal domain-containing protein has translation MTALEAVAVHLPPRLEPIEDVGARIGLTPRQLRLFRRFHGLDQVRLDPDGTLLDLLDAAVRALPELRGNEHRIRYLLHARNTPVAVPYPLNPLHQLQERFGLTHADAFTVTQQACAASLLAIDLAGRLLADDGDPSALALVLAGEKTFTRDAQLLPETTIFAEAATACLVSPDGDRNRVLSYAVRQRPEFYGRPAEDPDLMVRYQREYQPALAEAVEAALDQAGLDLSDIALLLPHNVNQASWRMTCRQLGYPVEQVVLENVAAVGHSFAADAFVNLRTATTGGALRPGDHYLIAAAGIGATFAAMVLRH, from the coding sequence GTGACCGCACTGGAGGCAGTGGCCGTCCACCTCCCCCCGCGACTCGAACCGATCGAGGACGTGGGCGCCAGGATCGGCCTTACCCCACGTCAACTCCGACTCTTCCGCCGCTTCCACGGCCTGGACCAGGTGCGCCTGGACCCGGACGGGACGCTGCTCGACCTGCTGGACGCCGCCGTCCGGGCCCTGCCCGAACTGCGCGGCAACGAACACCGGATCCGGTACCTGCTGCACGCCCGCAACACGCCGGTCGCCGTGCCCTACCCGCTCAACCCCCTGCACCAGCTCCAGGAACGCTTCGGCCTCACCCACGCCGACGCGTTCACCGTCACCCAACAGGCCTGCGCCGCCTCCCTGCTGGCCATCGACCTGGCCGGGCGGCTGCTGGCCGACGACGGCGACCCGTCGGCGCTGGCCCTGGTGCTGGCCGGGGAGAAGACCTTCACCCGGGACGCCCAACTGCTGCCCGAGACCACGATCTTCGCCGAGGCCGCGACCGCCTGCCTGGTCAGCCCCGACGGCGACCGCAACCGGGTGCTCTCCTACGCGGTCCGCCAGCGCCCCGAGTTCTACGGCCGACCCGCCGAGGACCCGGACCTGATGGTCCGCTACCAGCGGGAGTACCAGCCCGCCCTGGCCGAGGCGGTCGAGGCCGCGCTCGACCAGGCAGGTCTGGACCTCTCCGACATCGCGCTGCTGCTCCCGCACAACGTCAACCAGGCCTCCTGGCGGATGACCTGCCGCCAACTCGGCTACCCTGTCGAGCAGGTGGTCCTGGAGAACGTGGCCGCGGTCGGCCACAGTTTCGCCGCCGACGCCTTCGTCAACCTCCGCACCGCCACCACCGGCGGAGCGCTCCGGCCCGGCGACCACTACCTGATCGCCGCCGCCGGCATCGGCGCCACCTTCGCGGCCATGGTCCTGCGGCACTGA
- a CDS encoding alpha/beta hydrolase: MPLHPQAEALRRQRAEAGTPPLYTRTLAEARAADLADIRAAAGNPEPVGSVEEFTVPGPGGPLPLRVYRPAAEAEAEAEAEAEADVDVDVEATAPLPVLLYLFGGGWTLGSLDTGDAICRRLTNAVGCVTVAAGYRLAPEHPFPAAVHDVAAAAEWIAGHAAELGADPARLAVAGDSAGGNLAAALTLLARERGGPAIRHQLLVYPNTDHAADTPSVREHDDPLLFNRRSVAWYWGHYLADPADGADPLASPLRAPSLAGLPPATVLTAEYDPLRDEGEQYAEALRAAGVPVELRRYDGMPHGFFAMSGVLDGGRDAQHHAAARLREALR; encoded by the coding sequence TTGCCACTGCACCCCCAGGCCGAGGCCCTGCGCCGACAGCGCGCCGAAGCCGGTACGCCCCCGCTCTACACCCGCACCCTCGCCGAGGCCCGCGCCGCCGACCTCGCCGACATCCGGGCCGCCGCCGGGAACCCGGAACCGGTCGGCTCCGTCGAGGAGTTCACCGTCCCGGGCCCCGGCGGCCCGCTGCCACTGCGGGTCTACCGCCCGGCCGCCGAAGCCGAAGCCGAAGCCGAAGCCGAAGCCGAAGCCGACGTCGACGTCGACGTCGAAGCCACCGCCCCGCTGCCCGTCCTGCTCTACCTGTTCGGCGGCGGCTGGACCCTCGGTTCGCTCGACACCGGCGACGCGATCTGCCGCCGCCTGACCAACGCCGTCGGCTGCGTCACCGTCGCGGCGGGCTACCGGCTCGCCCCCGAGCACCCCTTCCCGGCCGCCGTGCACGACGTGGCCGCCGCCGCCGAGTGGATCGCCGGGCACGCCGCCGAACTGGGCGCCGACCCGGCCCGGTTGGCCGTCGCGGGCGACAGCGCGGGCGGCAACCTGGCCGCCGCCCTCACCCTGCTGGCCCGCGAACGCGGCGGCCCAGCGATCCGCCACCAGCTGCTGGTCTACCCGAACACCGACCACGCCGCGGACACCCCGTCCGTCCGCGAGCACGACGACCCGCTGCTGTTCAACCGCCGCTCGGTGGCCTGGTACTGGGGCCACTACCTGGCCGACCCGGCCGACGGCGCCGACCCGCTGGCCTCCCCGCTGCGCGCCCCCTCGCTGGCCGGCCTGCCGCCCGCCACCGTGCTCACCGCCGAGTACGACCCGCTGCGCGACGAGGGCGAGCAGTACGCCGAAGCCCTGCGCGCCGCCGGAGTGCCCGTCGAACTGCGCCGCTACGACGGCATGCCGCACGGCTTCTTCGCCATGTCCGGCGTCCTCGACGGCGGCCGCGACGCCCAGCACCACGCCGCCGCCCGACTCCGCGAGGCCCTCCGATGA
- a CDS encoding ABC transporter permease, producing MKLARDTWLVFQRQVLLMWRTPIWIVIGITQPVFYLLLFAPLLKQVLGPMGATSYAEAYQIYVPGLLAVLCIFGGLFTGFSLLGELKAGIIERSRVTPVSRLALLLGRALRETLGLLVQAVIITLVALPFGLRVDPASLLLAYVLLGLLALMTSAISYGIALALPNDAAMAPVVNTIAQPIGLLSGTLLPMALAPMWLQRAAEWNPFYWAVEGMRALFSGHPGDSVVWQGLLIVAVLTTAAVFYSARLFSARIR from the coding sequence GTGAAGCTCGCCCGTGACACCTGGCTGGTCTTCCAGCGGCAAGTGCTGCTGATGTGGCGCACACCGATCTGGATCGTGATCGGCATCACCCAGCCGGTCTTCTACCTGCTGCTGTTCGCCCCGCTGCTGAAGCAGGTGCTGGGGCCGATGGGCGCCACCAGCTACGCCGAGGCGTACCAGATCTACGTCCCCGGCCTGCTGGCGGTGCTCTGCATCTTCGGCGGCCTCTTCACCGGCTTCAGCCTGCTCGGCGAGCTGAAGGCCGGCATCATCGAGCGCTCCCGGGTGACCCCGGTCAGCCGGCTCGCCCTGCTGCTCGGGCGGGCGCTGCGCGAGACGCTCGGCCTGCTCGTCCAGGCGGTCATCATCACCCTGGTCGCGCTGCCGTTCGGCCTGCGGGTCGACCCGGCGAGCCTGCTGCTGGCGTACGTGCTGCTCGGTCTGCTGGCGCTGATGACCTCGGCCATCTCGTACGGCATCGCCCTGGCGCTGCCCAACGACGCCGCGATGGCGCCGGTGGTGAACACCATCGCCCAGCCGATCGGCCTGCTCTCCGGGACGCTGCTGCCGATGGCGCTGGCGCCGATGTGGCTGCAGCGGGCGGCGGAGTGGAACCCCTTCTACTGGGCGGTCGAGGGCATGCGGGCGCTGTTCTCCGGGCACCCCGGGGACAGCGTGGTCTGGCAGGGGCTGCTGATCGTCGCGGTGCTGACGACCGCGGCGGTGTTCTACTCGGCCCGGCTGTTCTCGGCCCGGATCCGGTAG
- a CDS encoding alpha-hydroxy acid oxidase, translated as MEALEPADFERAARARLPAETWDFVQGGSGAERTLAANRAQFEQARLRPRTMVDVSTTDQRLTLLGSPLSTPIGIAPVAYHQLFHPEGETATARAAGRAGALMVAGIFASRTLESIAEAATGPLWLQLYWLRRRDALAALVERAEAAGFRALVLTVDAPRIGRRLRDARNGFAVPAHIRAVNLDPSLMAASHRADAGSSGIADHAKEQFDPTLTWADLAWLRERSSLPIVLKGILTAEDARLAAEHGVDAVVVSNHGGRQLDGALPTLSALPEVVAATPPDLPVLLDGGVRTGTDVALAVALGARAVLIGRPILWGLAADGENGVVRVLDLLKAELDDTLALLGRPRLADLDPTAVVR; from the coding sequence TTGGAAGCACTGGAACCGGCGGACTTCGAACGCGCGGCCCGCGCCCGACTCCCCGCCGAAACCTGGGACTTCGTGCAGGGCGGCAGCGGCGCCGAACGCACCCTCGCCGCCAACCGCGCCCAGTTCGAACAGGCCCGCCTGCGCCCGCGCACCATGGTCGACGTCTCCACCACCGACCAGCGCCTCACCCTGCTCGGCAGCCCGCTGAGCACCCCGATCGGCATCGCCCCGGTCGCCTACCACCAGCTGTTCCACCCCGAGGGCGAGACCGCCACCGCCCGCGCCGCCGGCCGCGCCGGAGCGCTCATGGTCGCCGGTATCTTCGCCAGCCGCACCCTGGAATCCATCGCCGAAGCCGCCACCGGCCCGCTCTGGCTGCAGCTCTACTGGCTGCGCCGCCGCGACGCCCTCGCCGCCCTGGTCGAACGCGCCGAAGCCGCCGGCTTCCGCGCCCTGGTGCTCACCGTCGACGCCCCCCGGATCGGCCGCCGCCTGCGCGACGCCCGCAACGGCTTCGCCGTCCCCGCGCACATCCGCGCCGTCAACCTCGACCCGTCCCTGATGGCCGCCAGCCACCGGGCCGACGCGGGCAGCTCGGGCATCGCCGACCACGCCAAGGAGCAGTTCGACCCCACCCTGACCTGGGCGGACCTCGCCTGGCTGCGCGAACGCAGCAGCCTGCCGATCGTCCTCAAGGGCATCCTGACCGCCGAGGACGCCCGACTCGCCGCCGAACACGGCGTCGACGCCGTCGTGGTCTCCAACCACGGCGGCCGCCAGCTCGACGGTGCCCTGCCGACCCTCTCGGCGCTGCCCGAAGTGGTCGCCGCGACACCGCCGGATCTGCCCGTCCTCCTGGACGGCGGGGTACGGACGGGCACGGATGTTGCCCTGGCGGTCGCCCTCGGCGCCCGGGCCGTCCTGATCGGCCGCCCGATCCTGTGGGGCCTGGCCGCCGACGGCGAGAACGGCGTCGTTCGCGTCCTCGACCTCCTGAAGGCCGAACTCGACGACACCCTGGCCCTGCTGGGCCGCCCCCGCCTGGCCGACCTCGACCCCACCGCGGTGGTCCGGTAG